One stretch of Methyloversatilis sp. RAC08 DNA includes these proteins:
- a CDS encoding zinc-finger domain-containing protein, whose amino-acid sequence MNQAVSDSSRDRARDVEVGASDLPLHCPLPGAPLWARHPRVFLDVTKTGEAACPYCGTRYRYNGPAPAGH is encoded by the coding sequence ATGAACCAAGCCGTCAGTGATTCCAGCCGCGACCGCGCACGCGACGTCGAAGTGGGTGCAAGCGATCTGCCGCTGCATTGTCCGCTGCCCGGCGCACCGCTATGGGCGCGTCATCCGCGTGTTTTCCTCGACGTGACCAAGACAGGCGAGGCCGCCTGCCCTTACTGCGGTACGCGCTACCGCTACAACGGCCCGGCGCCCGCCGGCCACTGA
- a CDS encoding nuclear transport factor 2 family protein, whose amino-acid sequence MEMPRKAFFATPQEAEAAFYEARARGDIEAMMAVWGDEDDIICALAGCPRASGYEEVRDAWRRVFAGTRVEVRVINAQIMQGVLQSIHSLNEQCSAAGDRASRPLLIVTNVYLRGPLGWHMVLHHASAAPAAQETAGPPKILH is encoded by the coding sequence ATGGAAATGCCCCGCAAGGCCTTTTTCGCGACGCCTCAGGAAGCCGAAGCGGCCTTTTACGAAGCACGCGCGCGGGGCGACATCGAAGCCATGATGGCGGTGTGGGGCGACGAGGACGACATCATCTGCGCGCTGGCCGGCTGCCCGCGTGCCAGCGGCTACGAAGAAGTCCGCGACGCCTGGCGGCGCGTGTTTGCCGGTACCCGGGTCGAGGTACGGGTGATCAACGCGCAGATCATGCAGGGTGTCCTGCAGTCCATCCACAGCCTGAACGAACAGTGCAGCGCCGCGGGTGACCGCGCGTCTCGTCCGCTGCTCATCGTGACCAACGTCTATCTGCGCGGTCCGCTCGGCTGGCACATGGTGCTGCACCACGCGTCCGCCGCCCCGGCTGCGCAGGAGACGGCGGGCCCGCCGAAAATCCTGCACTGA
- a CDS encoding hydrolase, whose translation MSPPRFRPARWLPGGHAQTIWPRFILPPLPALARERIDTPDGDFIDLDWLPPRAQQPLVLLLHGLEGSSESHYARALMGAVAARGWNGVVVHARGCSGEPNRLVRAYHSGDSAELDWLLPCVVPRMKGQPVHAVGVSLGGNVLCKWLGEHGHAASRWLRSAASVCAPVDLGAAGRALDQGFNRVYTQYFLRTMKPRALHKAALFPGVLDAAAIAASASIKAFDDAVTSQLHGFRDADDYWTRCSARPLLREVRVPLLLLQALNDPMVPAWSLATPQMLSSDVLPEYTAQGGHVGYVSGAPTGHLDWLPRRLLHFFEHGR comes from the coding sequence GTGTCGCCGCCCCGTTTTCGCCCCGCGCGCTGGCTGCCCGGCGGCCACGCGCAAACCATCTGGCCGCGCTTCATCCTGCCGCCGCTGCCGGCACTGGCACGCGAGCGCATCGACACGCCCGACGGCGACTTCATCGATCTGGACTGGTTGCCGCCGCGTGCGCAGCAGCCGCTGGTGCTGCTGCTGCACGGGCTGGAAGGCAGCTCGGAAAGCCATTACGCGCGGGCTTTGATGGGTGCCGTCGCCGCGCGCGGCTGGAACGGGGTGGTGGTGCATGCGCGCGGCTGCTCCGGCGAGCCGAACCGGCTGGTACGTGCCTATCACTCGGGGGACAGCGCCGAGCTGGACTGGCTGCTGCCGTGTGTCGTGCCGCGCATGAAGGGGCAACCGGTGCATGCGGTCGGCGTGTCGCTCGGCGGCAATGTGCTGTGCAAGTGGCTGGGCGAGCATGGCCACGCTGCATCGCGCTGGCTGCGCAGTGCAGCGTCGGTCTGCGCACCGGTCGATCTGGGGGCCGCCGGACGGGCGCTCGACCAGGGTTTCAACCGCGTCTACACGCAGTATTTCCTGCGCACGATGAAGCCGCGTGCGCTGCACAAGGCGGCCTTGTTTCCGGGTGTGCTCGATGCCGCGGCGATCGCCGCCAGCGCGTCGATCAAGGCGTTCGACGACGCCGTCACCTCGCAGCTGCATGGCTTCCGCGATGCCGACGACTACTGGACGCGCTGTTCGGCGCGCCCGCTGCTGCGCGAGGTGCGCGTACCGCTTTTGCTGCTGCAGGCGCTGAACGACCCGATGGTGCCCGCCTGGTCGCTCGCCACTCCGCAGATGCTGTCGTCCGACGTGCTGCCCGAATACACCGCACAGGGTGGTCATGTCGGCTATGTGAGCGGTGCGCCGACAGGTCATCTCGACTGGCTGCCGCGACGGCTGCTGCACTTCTTCGAGCACGGGCGCTGA
- a CDS encoding NAD(P)/FAD-dependent oxidoreductase, translating to MLRLTEVKLPLDHPDEALRSAVLERLRIAPDELLSCTVFKRSYDARKRSNIFLIYSLDVELADEAAVLARLKGVPHVHPAPDMDYRFVARAPAGLAQRPVIIGMGPCGILAALVLAQMGFRPIVLERGKAVRERTKDTWGLWRKHVLDPESNVQFGEGGAGTFSDGKLYSQVKDPKHYGRKVLKEFVKAGAPEEILYVSKPHIGTFRLVGMVEKMRAEIEALGGEIRFRSRVEDLIIEDRKVRGVILAGGEVIAADHVVLAVGHSARDTFEMLHERGVYMEAKPFSVGFRIEHPQALIDRARFGDFAGHELLGAADYKLVHHASNGRSVYSFCMCPGGTVVAATSEPGRVVTNGMSQYSRNERNANAGIVVGISPEDYPGHPLAGIAFQRQWESRAFELGGGDYSAPGQLVGDFIAARPSTQLGVVTPSYTPGVRLGELDTALPAYAITAIREALPAFDRQIKGFAMHDAVLTGVETRTSSPIRIKRDPVSFQSLNTVGLYPAGEGASYAGGILSAAIDGIEVAEAVALSMAGGSRVSGKSRGSVELS from the coding sequence ATGTTGCGATTAACCGAAGTCAAGCTGCCACTCGATCACCCGGACGAGGCGTTGCGTTCTGCCGTGCTCGAGCGACTGCGCATCGCGCCCGACGAACTGCTGTCCTGTACGGTGTTCAAGCGCAGCTACGACGCGCGCAAGCGCTCGAACATCTTCCTGATCTATTCGCTCGACGTCGAGCTGGCGGATGAAGCCGCCGTGCTGGCGCGCCTGAAGGGCGTTCCTCACGTACACCCCGCACCCGACATGGACTACCGCTTCGTTGCCCGGGCGCCTGCCGGCCTGGCACAACGTCCGGTCATCATCGGCATGGGGCCGTGCGGCATTCTGGCCGCGCTGGTGCTCGCGCAGATGGGATTTCGCCCCATCGTGCTGGAGCGCGGCAAGGCGGTGCGCGAGCGCACGAAGGACACCTGGGGCCTGTGGCGCAAGCATGTGCTGGATCCGGAATCCAACGTTCAGTTCGGCGAAGGCGGCGCCGGCACCTTTTCCGACGGCAAGCTGTACAGCCAGGTCAAGGATCCGAAGCACTACGGGCGCAAGGTGCTGAAGGAATTCGTCAAGGCCGGTGCGCCGGAAGAAATCCTGTACGTCAGCAAGCCGCACATCGGTACCTTCCGGCTGGTCGGCATGGTCGAGAAGATGCGTGCCGAAATCGAGGCGCTGGGGGGTGAAATCCGCTTCAGGTCGCGCGTCGAGGACCTGATCATCGAAGACCGCAAGGTACGCGGCGTGATTTTGGCAGGCGGCGAGGTCATTGCCGCCGATCATGTCGTGCTGGCGGTGGGCCACAGCGCACGCGACACCTTCGAAATGCTCCACGAGCGCGGTGTCTATATGGAAGCGAAGCCGTTCTCGGTCGGTTTCCGCATCGAACACCCGCAGGCGCTGATCGACCGCGCTCGCTTCGGCGACTTCGCCGGGCACGAACTGCTGGGCGCGGCAGACTACAAGCTGGTGCACCACGCATCCAACGGTCGTTCGGTCTACAGTTTCTGCATGTGTCCGGGCGGCACCGTGGTCGCAGCCACCTCGGAACCCGGCCGCGTCGTCACCAATGGCATGAGCCAGTATTCGCGCAACGAGCGCAATGCCAACGCCGGCATCGTGGTCGGCATTTCGCCGGAAGATTATCCAGGCCACCCGCTGGCCGGCATCGCGTTCCAGCGCCAGTGGGAATCGCGCGCCTTCGAACTGGGTGGCGGCGACTACAGCGCGCCGGGTCAGCTGGTCGGCGATTTCATCGCCGCGCGGCCATCCACACAGCTCGGCGTGGTGACGCCGTCCTACACGCCGGGCGTGCGGCTCGGCGAACTCGATACGGCGTTGCCTGCGTACGCGATCACTGCCATCCGCGAGGCGCTGCCGGCGTTCGACCGGCAGATCAAGGGCTTCGCGATGCATGACGCGGTGCTGACCGGCGTGGAAACGCGCACGTCTTCGCCGATCCGCATCAAGCGTGATCCGGTGAGCTTCCAGAGCCTGAACACGGTCGGGCTGTATCCGGCCGGCGAAGGCGCGAGCTACGCCGGCGGCATCCTGTCGGCAGCGATCGACGGCATCGAGGTGGCGGAGGCAGTGGCGCTGAGCATGGCAGGCGGATCGCGCGTCAGCGGGAAAAGTCGCGGGTCGGTCGAACTTTCGTAA
- a CDS encoding SPFH domain-containing protein, whose amino-acid sequence MGIGDFIKKQFIDVLQWQEDGDGTLAWRHPMQDAEIQYGAQLTVRESQAALFVNEGRIADVLGPGRHVLKTSTLPVLTYLQNWDKLFESPFKSDVYFFSTRLQLGRKWGTAQPVTVRDKDFGMVRLRAFGVYSYRLADPKQFFAEISGTRDIYTVDDLEMQLRNLIVSAMSNTLGASELPFLDMATNFGLLGERMKAAMAPVFERYGVALDNFAVESVSLPEELQKAFDTRVSMGMAGNLAAFTQYQTATAIPMAAQNEGGLAGIGASLGAGLSMGQVMTEAMRNAAAPAVPAPVAADTPEAKLGKLKALLDGGLITEADYTAAKAELLKQITG is encoded by the coding sequence ATGGGTATCGGCGACTTCATCAAGAAACAGTTCATCGACGTACTGCAGTGGCAGGAGGACGGCGATGGCACGCTGGCCTGGCGGCATCCGATGCAGGATGCCGAAATCCAGTACGGTGCGCAGCTGACGGTGCGCGAGTCGCAGGCGGCACTGTTCGTCAATGAGGGGCGCATCGCCGATGTGCTCGGTCCTGGTCGTCACGTGCTGAAGACCAGTACGCTGCCGGTGCTGACCTATCTGCAGAACTGGGACAAGCTGTTCGAATCGCCCTTCAAGAGTGATGTCTATTTCTTCAGCACCCGCCTTCAACTGGGCCGCAAGTGGGGCACGGCTCAACCGGTGACGGTGCGCGACAAGGATTTCGGCATGGTCAGGCTGCGCGCGTTCGGCGTGTATTCCTACCGCCTGGCCGACCCGAAGCAGTTCTTTGCTGAGATCAGTGGCACGCGCGACATCTATACGGTCGATGACCTTGAGATGCAGCTGCGCAACCTGATCGTGTCGGCCATGAGCAACACGCTTGGCGCCTCGGAATTGCCGTTCCTCGACATGGCGACCAACTTCGGGCTGCTGGGCGAACGCATGAAGGCGGCGATGGCGCCGGTGTTCGAACGCTATGGCGTTGCACTGGACAATTTCGCGGTCGAAAGCGTGTCGCTGCCGGAAGAACTGCAGAAGGCCTTCGATACCCGGGTATCGATGGGCATGGCCGGCAATCTGGCCGCCTTCACCCAGTATCAGACCGCCACGGCCATTCCGATGGCGGCACAGAACGAAGGCGGGCTGGCCGGCATCGGCGCCAGTCTGGGCGCCGGTCTGAGCATGGGGCAGGTGATGACCGAAGCGATGCGCAATGCGGCAGCGCCGGCAGTGCCCGCACCCGTGGCGGCTGACACGCCGGAAGCAAAGCTGGGCAAACTGAAAGCGCTGCTTGATGGAGGTTTGATCACCGAAGCCGACTACACCGCCGCCAAGGCGGAGCTCCTGAAGCAGATCACCGGCTGA
- a CDS encoding sensor histidine kinase has product MNLSLQSARHLARYWLAYLLAALVIGLLVAELAGATGLMGAGRVSRLGLAPLLVPVLIVCLALWAVGVRLDAARRELEQLHVELERAHTLGRTGNWSYAHGVFEWSARARRILGIDGDALASFEQLLAHVAADDRLPLERALRAAQAGAHYRTEFCVSHPDGERRVLFEGRVESAGARTAGGAVTDMPVLAGIVQDMTDRWRMERELHCAMRYQRALLDNFPFMVWLKDRDLRFLAVNKPLALAGGLNDPDEACGLQDHDLWPTDCADAYRADDLEVLDSRQPRCSESFVASGAGSICLEVWKAPVLDENGELLGTVGFARDISERKRSEQALERSREQLAMLGRLQARFIRGESGEALFAAMLDILLDLAGASDGFIAEVMHDPRYAPQVNLLACRDNDWLGAHPELIDEALTADRSDQESGAIVALAAFADPPRQRVCFAVMSDRRLVGLVGLELPHALPEARRTGVQAAISTFGLILQAGIRDRDRQRAETELKRHRDRLSELIEEQLSDSMSARRMAETANRAKSRFLASMSHELRTPIHAILAFSRLALRDRPPLADVTRRRFEVIREHGDRLLALVDDLLDLSRLEGGAIKLNASCCDLESLVAEAIAQMQAVAVERGVRMRMTGCVPQRPLQADVQRMAQVLRTLLDNAIRFSPPSAEVLLSIERHDHEGAAGVLLRVSDHGPGIAEEDRERIFDQFEQAARLRGSEGGTGLGLAICREIVNLHGGWIRAAERDDCGACIEIWLATREPDENSTEPMQLEMESAT; this is encoded by the coding sequence ATGAACCTTTCGCTGCAGTCTGCCCGACATCTTGCCCGGTACTGGCTGGCCTACTTGCTGGCCGCGCTGGTGATCGGTCTGCTGGTGGCCGAACTGGCCGGTGCGACCGGACTCATGGGTGCGGGTCGCGTATCCCGCCTCGGTCTGGCGCCCCTGCTGGTACCTGTGCTGATCGTCTGTCTGGCGCTCTGGGCGGTCGGTGTGCGGCTCGATGCCGCGCGCCGCGAACTTGAACAACTGCACGTCGAACTGGAACGAGCGCACACGCTGGGCCGCACCGGCAACTGGTCATACGCGCACGGCGTGTTCGAATGGTCAGCCCGTGCGCGGCGAATACTCGGCATCGACGGCGACGCGCTGGCGTCCTTCGAACAGCTGCTCGCCCATGTTGCGGCAGACGATCGACTGCCGCTCGAGCGCGCCTTGCGCGCTGCGCAGGCCGGCGCGCATTACCGTACCGAGTTCTGCGTCAGCCACCCGGACGGCGAACGGCGCGTGCTGTTCGAAGGCCGCGTCGAATCCGCTGGCGCGAGGACGGCAGGCGGTGCGGTCACCGACATGCCGGTGCTGGCCGGCATCGTGCAGGACATGACCGACCGCTGGCGCATGGAGCGCGAACTTCACTGCGCGATGCGCTACCAGCGCGCGCTGCTCGACAATTTCCCTTTCATGGTGTGGCTGAAGGACCGCGACCTGCGCTTTCTGGCGGTCAACAAGCCGCTCGCGCTGGCCGGCGGTCTGAACGATCCGGACGAGGCCTGTGGTCTGCAGGATCACGACCTGTGGCCGACCGACTGCGCCGACGCCTACCGGGCCGACGATCTCGAAGTGCTCGACAGTCGCCAGCCACGCTGTTCGGAATCCTTCGTCGCCTCCGGTGCCGGATCGATCTGCCTCGAAGTGTGGAAGGCGCCGGTGCTGGACGAGAACGGAGAACTGCTGGGCACGGTGGGCTTTGCGCGCGACATCAGCGAGCGCAAGCGCAGCGAACAGGCGCTCGAGCGCAGCCGCGAGCAACTGGCAATGCTGGGTCGCCTGCAGGCGCGCTTCATCCGTGGTGAATCCGGTGAAGCGCTGTTCGCCGCCATGCTGGACATCCTGCTCGATCTGGCTGGCGCAAGCGACGGCTTCATCGCCGAAGTCATGCACGATCCGCGGTACGCACCGCAGGTGAATCTGCTGGCCTGCCGCGACAACGACTGGCTTGGGGCGCATCCCGAGCTGATCGATGAAGCCCTGACCGCCGATCGCAGTGATCAGGAATCCGGCGCCATCGTCGCCTTGGCTGCATTCGCTGACCCGCCGAGGCAACGGGTGTGCTTCGCGGTCATGAGTGACCGGCGGCTGGTCGGACTGGTCGGTCTCGAGCTCCCCCACGCTTTGCCCGAAGCGCGCCGGACCGGCGTGCAGGCAGCGATCAGCACGTTCGGCCTGATTCTGCAGGCGGGCATTCGCGACCGTGACCGGCAGCGCGCCGAGACCGAACTGAAGCGGCATCGCGACCGCCTGAGCGAATTGATCGAAGAGCAGCTGTCCGACAGCATGTCGGCGCGGCGCATGGCTGAGACCGCCAATCGCGCCAAGAGCCGCTTCCTGGCCAGCATGTCGCACGAACTGCGCACGCCCATCCACGCCATCCTCGCCTTTTCCCGTCTGGCCCTGCGTGACCGGCCGCCACTGGCCGACGTCACGCGCCGGCGCTTCGAGGTGATCCGCGAACACGGCGACCGGCTGCTTGCACTGGTCGATGATCTGCTCGACCTGTCGCGCCTGGAAGGCGGCGCGATAAAGCTGAACGCATCATGCTGCGACCTGGAATCGCTGGTGGCTGAGGCGATCGCGCAGATGCAGGCCGTGGCGGTGGAGCGCGGCGTGCGCATGAGAATGACGGGATGCGTCCCGCAGCGTCCGTTGCAGGCCGACGTGCAGCGGATGGCGCAGGTTCTGCGCACGCTGCTCGACAACGCGATCCGCTTTTCGCCACCGTCTGCCGAAGTGCTGCTTTCGATCGAACGGCACGATCACGAGGGTGCGGCGGGCGTGCTGCTGCGCGTGTCCGATCACGGGCCGGGCATCGCCGAAGAAGATCGCGAGCGCATCTTCGACCAGTTCGAGCAGGCGGCGCGCCTGCGCGGCTCCGAAGGCGGTACCGGGCTCGGACTCGCCATCTGTCGCGAGATCGTCAATCTGCACGGTGGTTGGATACGGGCGGCCGAGCGGGATGACTGCGGGGCCTGCATCGAAATCTGGCTGGCGACGCGCGAACCGGACGAGAATTCGACAGAACCGATGCAATTGGAAATGGAATCGGCAACTTGA
- the mraZ gene encoding division/cell wall cluster transcriptional repressor MraZ has product MFYGTTRLTMDDKHRLVVPARPRKKLLDLCGGEVVMTARTREFVLLYPEPEFVALMSRLEVIPDLDQASDDFKRSFTANARNETIDRAGRVLLCSDLRERVGLNKSVMLVGRGNRFEIWDEARWNEEARARDEREQAAELPPDVVGNFRF; this is encoded by the coding sequence ATGTTCTACGGGACAACCCGGCTCACGATGGACGACAAGCACCGGCTTGTCGTCCCCGCTCGTCCGCGCAAGAAGCTGTTGGATCTGTGCGGCGGCGAGGTCGTGATGACGGCGCGTACCCGCGAGTTCGTACTGCTCTATCCCGAGCCTGAATTCGTGGCCCTGATGAGCCGCCTCGAGGTCATACCCGATCTCGACCAGGCCAGCGACGATTTCAAGCGCAGCTTCACGGCCAATGCGCGCAACGAAACCATCGATCGCGCCGGCCGGGTTCTGCTGTGCAGCGACCTGCGCGAACGCGTCGGCCTGAACAAGAGCGTGATGCTGGTGGGCCGCGGCAACCGCTTCGAAATCTGGGACGAGGCACGCTGGAACGAAGAGGCCCGGGCGCGCGACGAGCGCGAACAGGCGGCGGAACTGCCACCCGACGTCGTCGGCAACTTCAGGTTCTGA
- the rsmH gene encoding 16S rRNA (cytosine(1402)-N(4))-methyltransferase RsmH: MAHIPVLLTEALDALAVRPDGVYVDGTFGRGGHSRGLLARLGANGRLIALDRDPSAIAAGQAITDERFTLVHARFAELADVLDELGVTAVDGVLLDIGVSSPQLDDAERGMSFRQDAPLDMRMDTSRGETVAQWLARADEADIREVIRDYGEERFASAIAKAIVAARSERPVDTTYQLAQIVASAVRTREAGQHPATRSFQALRIFINKELEELSLVLPQALAVLKPAGRLAVICFHSLEDRIVKRFMADQANPPQPPRGLPLRADQLPRPTMTLIARIRARSEEVAANPRARSATLRVAEKVA; encoded by the coding sequence ATGGCGCACATCCCGGTACTGCTCACCGAAGCACTCGATGCGCTGGCGGTGCGCCCCGACGGCGTCTACGTCGACGGCACTTTCGGTCGTGGCGGCCACAGCCGCGGCCTGCTCGCCCGGCTGGGCGCGAACGGCCGGCTGATCGCACTTGATCGCGACCCGAGCGCCATCGCAGCCGGGCAGGCCATCACCGATGAACGCTTCACGCTGGTGCATGCGCGCTTCGCCGAACTGGCCGACGTGCTGGACGAGCTCGGCGTGACCGCGGTCGACGGCGTGCTGCTGGACATCGGCGTTTCATCGCCGCAGCTCGACGACGCGGAACGGGGCATGAGTTTCAGGCAGGACGCACCGCTGGACATGCGCATGGACACCAGCCGGGGCGAAACAGTGGCGCAGTGGTTGGCGCGGGCAGACGAAGCAGACATCAGGGAGGTCATCAGGGACTATGGCGAAGAACGGTTTGCTTCAGCGATTGCAAAGGCGATTGTTGCTGCTCGGAGCGAGCGGCCTGTCGACACCACATACCAGCTTGCCCAGATCGTGGCGTCCGCTGTCCGTACGCGGGAGGCGGGCCAGCATCCGGCGACGCGGAGCTTTCAAGCTCTACGGATTTTCATCAATAAGGAGCTTGAAGAGCTTTCGCTAGTGCTGCCGCAGGCGCTCGCTGTGCTGAAGCCCGCCGGCCGGCTGGCGGTGATCTGCTTCCATTCGCTGGAAGACCGCATCGTCAAGCGCTTCATGGCCGATCAGGCCAATCCGCCGCAGCCGCCGCGCGGCCTGCCGCTGCGCGCCGACCAGCTGCCCCGGCCGACGATGACCCTGATCGCACGCATCCGCGCCCGCAGCGAAGAAGTGGCGGCGAACCCGCGCGCGCGCAGTGCCACGCTGCGCGTGGCCGAGAAGGTGGCCTGA
- the ftsL gene encoding cell division protein FtsL — translation MLRLHVVLILLLLASAISLVSAQHRSRSLHTQLEREHQRMRMLETEWGQLQIEQGTLAAHARISDLAETKLKMRAPARNQVIVLDSPEAAQ, via the coding sequence GTGCTGCGCCTTCATGTCGTCCTGATCCTGCTGCTGCTTGCCAGCGCCATTTCACTGGTGTCCGCACAACATCGCTCGCGCAGCCTGCACACGCAGCTCGAACGCGAGCACCAGCGCATGCGCATGCTGGAAACCGAGTGGGGGCAACTGCAGATCGAACAGGGCACGCTGGCCGCTCACGCGCGCATTTCCGACCTCGCGGAAACAAAGCTGAAAATGCGCGCACCGGCTCGCAATCAGGTCATCGTGCTCGACAGTCCGGAGGCCGCGCAATGA
- a CDS encoding peptidoglycan D,D-transpeptidase FtsI family protein: MKLAHNPLLAELLPAWRARAMLIVMMVLFGGLFVRAFWLQAIDNEFYQRKGEERFSKVLPTPASRGRVLDRNEQVLAMSTQVSAIVAEARPSRTEAKARANPRDIGAEKLSAAQIRQLADLLDMDHREVARKIPEQRGRGYLKRQVAPDVAERILALKLPGIRAEPEYRRYYPHGEVSAHVVGFTGMDDKGLEGIELAMNRPLTGQEGSRRVITDARRNVVEDVETLKPPRDGGDVRLSIDTRLQFLAHSRLKQAVAEHKARAGSAVVLDSRTGEVLALANWPTYNPNNRAQLSGPPLRNRAFTDTYEPGSTIKPFVAAMALDAGRYSFETPVDCTGKLHFGRYAIGDAHPHGVLSVAEVIQKSSNVGVAKIAAQFTPAEMWRVYDQVGFGSPLKLGFPGEAAGRLRNPAGWKPVEQATMSYGHGMSVTLMQMARAYIVFARDGDLIPLSLTRVDTPPINGLQVFSAQTAREVRRMLELAAGPGGTAPKAQIPGYRVAGKTGTAHKLEGGTYANKYIASFVGFAPVSDPRYIVAVMIDEPSNGMHYGGQVAAPVFSDIMNATLRTTGVAPDAAMPPLQMARVSVPVKGVP; this comes from the coding sequence ATGAAGCTCGCGCACAATCCGCTGCTGGCCGAACTGCTGCCGGCCTGGCGCGCTCGCGCCATGCTGATCGTCATGATGGTGCTGTTCGGCGGTCTGTTCGTGCGCGCCTTCTGGCTGCAGGCGATCGACAACGAGTTCTACCAGCGCAAGGGCGAAGAGCGCTTCTCGAAGGTGCTGCCGACGCCGGCATCGCGTGGTCGCGTGCTCGACCGCAATGAACAGGTGCTGGCGATGAGCACCCAGGTGTCGGCGATCGTCGCCGAGGCGCGTCCGAGCCGTACCGAAGCAAAGGCCAGAGCCAATCCGCGCGACATCGGTGCGGAAAAGCTGTCGGCTGCTCAGATCCGCCAGTTGGCCGACCTGCTCGACATGGACCATCGCGAGGTCGCGCGCAAGATTCCCGAGCAGCGGGGTCGCGGTTACCTGAAGCGTCAGGTCGCGCCCGACGTCGCCGAGCGCATCCTCGCCCTGAAGCTGCCGGGCATCCGTGCCGAGCCGGAGTACCGCCGCTACTATCCGCATGGCGAAGTCAGCGCGCACGTCGTCGGCTTCACCGGCATGGACGACAAGGGCCTCGAAGGCATCGAACTGGCGATGAACCGTCCGCTGACCGGGCAGGAAGGTTCGCGCCGCGTCATCACGGATGCGCGCCGCAACGTCGTCGAGGACGTCGAAACGCTCAAACCGCCGCGCGACGGGGGAGATGTGCGTCTGTCCATCGACACCCGGCTGCAGTTTCTTGCCCACAGCCGCCTGAAGCAGGCGGTGGCCGAACACAAGGCGCGGGCCGGCAGCGCCGTGGTACTCGACTCGCGTACCGGCGAGGTGCTGGCGCTGGCCAACTGGCCGACCTACAACCCGAACAACCGCGCCCAGCTGTCCGGCCCGCCGCTGCGCAACCGCGCCTTCACCGACACCTACGAACCGGGCTCGACGATCAAGCCCTTCGTCGCCGCCATGGCGCTGGACGCCGGACGCTACAGTTTCGAAACGCCGGTCGATTGCACCGGCAAGCTGCACTTCGGCCGCTATGCCATCGGCGACGCACATCCGCACGGCGTGCTGAGCGTGGCCGAGGTGATCCAGAAATCGTCGAACGTGGGCGTGGCCAAGATTGCCGCGCAGTTCACGCCGGCGGAAATGTGGCGCGTCTATGACCAGGTCGGCTTCGGCAGCCCGCTCAAGCTGGGCTTTCCAGGCGAAGCCGCCGGTCGCCTGCGCAACCCGGCCGGCTGGAAGCCGGTCGAACAGGCGACCATGTCCTACGGTCACGGCATGTCGGTCACGCTGATGCAGATGGCGCGCGCCTATATTGTGTTTGCCCGCGACGGCGATCTGATTCCGCTGTCGCTGACCCGCGTCGACACGCCGCCGATCAACGGCCTGCAGGTTTTTTCGGCACAGACCGCGCGCGAAGTGCGTCGCATGCTCGAACTGGCCGCTGGCCCGGGTGGCACCGCACCGAAGGCGCAGATTCCGGGCTACCGGGTGGCCGGCAAGACGGGTACCGCGCACAAGCTCGAAGGCGGCACCTACGCGAACAAGTACATCGCGTCGTTCGTCGGCTTCGCGCCGGTTTCCGACCCGCGCTACATCGTCGCGGTGATGATCGACGAGCCCTCGAATGGCATGCACTACGGCGGCCAGGTTGCCGCGCCGGTGTTCTCCGACATCATGAACGCCACCTTGCGCACAACCGGCGTGGCGCCGGACGCCGCCATGCCGCCGCTGCAGATGGCGCGTGTCAGCGTGCCGGTGAAGGGCGTCCCGTGA